The Arcobacter sp. CECT 8986 DNA window GGAAACCAGTTTCAAATGGTGTTTTAACTACTGATACAATTGAGCAAGCAATTGAGAGAGCAGGTTCAAAAGTAGGAAATAAAGGTGCAGAAGCAATGATTACTATCATTGAAATGTTAGATTTATATAATGAGTTAGGAAAGTAATGGCAACAAGAACACAAGCAAGAGAGTCTGTTATTGGTTTACTTTATGCAGTAGATTTAGGTAATGATGGAATTATAAAATTTGTTGATGAAATTTTAGAAGACAAAAAAATAAGAAATAAACAAAAAGATTTTGCACTTAATTTATTTAATGGTGTAGTAGATAATTTAGAAAAGATTGATGAAGAGATTCAAGTACATTTAAATCAAGGTTCTTTAAATGATTTAGGAAATGTAGAAAAATCTATTTTAAGATTAGCAGTTTATGAAATCTTATTTGAAAATTTAGATAAACCAATTATCATCAATGAAGCAATAGAGTTATCAAAAAGATTAGCAAGTGATAATGCACCAAAATTTATAAATGGTGTACTTGACAAAGTAAAAAGGTAACGTTTTGAAATTATGTATATCGTTGGATTTACCTACAGCAAAAGAGAATATTGAACTTGTAAAAGAGGTAAATGAATTAGGTAATGTTGGAGAGGTTTGGCTAAAAATTGGTTTTAGAAGTTTCATTAGAGATGGACAAAAATTTTTAGAAGATTTAAAAGCTATTAATAGTAATTTTAAACTATTTTTAGATTTAAAACTTTACGATATTCCAAATACAATGGCAGATGCAGCATTTGAAATAGCAAATTTTGGTATTGTAGATATGTTTAATATTCATGCAAGTGCAGGAAGAGTTGCTATGGAAACTGTAATGAATAGAATAAAAGATATACCAAATAGACCAATTGTGTTAGCTGTTACTGCATTAACATCATTTGATAATAATAATTTTAGATCAGTTTATAATGAAGATATTGACACAAAAGCTAGAAGATTTGCAATTGATGCATTTGATTCTGGTATTGATGGTGTAGTATGTTCTGCCCATGAAAGTAGAGATATTAAATCTTGTACAGCTGATGAGTTTATCACTTTATGTCCAGGTATTAGACCTTT harbors:
- the nusB gene encoding transcription antitermination factor NusB; translation: MATRTQARESVIGLLYAVDLGNDGIIKFVDEILEDKKIRNKQKDFALNLFNGVVDNLEKIDEEIQVHLNQGSLNDLGNVEKSILRLAVYEILFENLDKPIIINEAIELSKRLASDNAPKFINGVLDKVKR
- the pyrF gene encoding orotidine-5'-phosphate decarboxylase, with amino-acid sequence MKLCISLDLPTAKENIELVKEVNELGNVGEVWLKIGFRSFIRDGQKFLEDLKAINSNFKLFLDLKLYDIPNTMADAAFEIANFGIVDMFNIHASAGRVAMETVMNRIKDIPNRPIVLAVTALTSFDNNNFRSVYNEDIDTKARRFAIDAFDSGIDGVVCSAHESRDIKSCTADEFITLCPGIRPFGEDSQDQKRVADLDFAKKELVDYIVVGRPIYKSTEPKEVVARILKNI